In Humulus lupulus chromosome 7, drHumLupu1.1, whole genome shotgun sequence, the following are encoded in one genomic region:
- the LOC133788890 gene encoding probable NOT transcription complex subunit VIP2 isoform X1, with product MSGLLNSSLNGSTTNHQDSTGRSFTTSFSSQSGAGSPVYHHTGNMQGLHNIHGSFNVPSMPGTLTSRNSTMNNVPSGGVQQPTGSLGSGRFTSNNLPVALSQLSHGSSHGHSGVSNRGGISVVNPGFSNSTNGLGGSIPGILPTSAAIGNRNAVPGLGVSPILGNAGPRITSSMGNMVGGGNIGRSISSGGGISVPGLASRLNLGANSGSGSLSVQGQNRLMSGVLPQGSPQVISMLGNSYPSAGGPLSQNHVQVNNLSSMGMLNDVNSNDSSPFDLNDFPQLTSRPSSAGGPQGQLGSLRKQGLGVSPIVQQNQEFSIQNEDFPALPGFKGGNADYPMEMHQKDQLHDNPMSMMQSQHFSMGRSSGFSLGGTYSSHRPQQQQQHAPSVSSSGVSFTPGNNQDLLHLHGSDMFPSSHSTYHSQSSGPPGIGLRPLNSPSTVSGMGSGMGSYDQLIQQYQQHQNQSQFRLQQMSAVNQSFKDQGIKSMQAAQSAPDRYGLLGLLSVIRMSDPDLTSLALGIDLTTLGLNLNSTENLHKTFGSPWSDEPAKGDPEFNVPQCYYAKQPPALHWWLQQGYFSKFTVETLFYIFYSMPKDEAQLYAANELYNRGWFYHKEHRLWFIRVPNMEPLVKTNTYERGSYHCFDPNTFETIRKDNFVLHYEMLEKRPVVPQH from the exons ATGTCGGGTCTACTAAAT TCCTCTTTGAATGGATCAACAACAAATCATCAAGATAGCACTGGACGATCTTTCACCACATCTTTCTCGAGTCAGTCTGGTGCTGGATCCCCTGTTTATCATCACACTG GAAATATGCAGGGGCTTCATAACATCCATGGGAGCTTTAATGTTCCAAGCATGCCAGGTACACTAACATCAAGAAATTCAACAATGAATAATGTTCCTTCTGGTGGTGTTCAACAACCTACTGGAAGTCTCGGTAGTGGACGATTCACATCAAATAATCTTCCTGTTGCTCTCTCTCAG CTATCACATGGTAGCTCTCATGGTCATTCAGGGGTCTCAAATAGGGGAGGTATAAGTGTTGTAAACCCTGGATTCAGTAATAGCACAAATGGACTTGGTGGTTCTATACCCGGTATTCTCCCAACCTCGGCTGCAATTGGTAACCGGAATGCTGTTCCAGGATTGGGGGTATCGCCAATTCTAGGTAATGCGGGACCTCGGATTACTAGCTCTATGGGGAACATGGTTGGTGGGGGAAATATTGGAAGAAGTATTAGCTCCGGTGGAGGGATATCGGTTCCTGGTCTTGCTTCTCGACTTAATCTAGGTGCAAATAGTGGATCTGGAAGTCTAAGTGTACAGGGGCAAAATAGATTGATGAGTGGTGTGCTTCCACAAG GATCTCCACAGGTGATTTCTATGCTAGGAAATTCTTATCCAAGTGCTGGAGGCCCACTTTCACAAAATCATGTCCAAGTCAATAATCTAAGCTCGATGGGGATGTTGAATGATGTAAATTCAAATGACAGTTCACCTTTTGATTTAAATGATTTTCCCCAGTTGACAAGTCGTCCTAGCTCTGCAGGAGGACCACAAGGACAACTTG GTTCACTACGAAAACAAGGTCTTGGTGTTAGTCCTATTGTTCAACAAAATCAAGAGTTCAGCATCCAAAATGAAGATTTTCCTGCTTTACCAGGATTTAAAG GTGGTAATGCTGATTATCCGATGGAGATGCACCAGAAAGACCAACTTCATGACAACCCAATGTCTATGATGCAATCTCAGCATTTCTCT ATGGGGAGGTCTTCCGGATTCAGTCTTGGAGGAACATATTCATCTCATCGTcctcagcagcaacaacaacatgcTCCATCAGTTAGTAGCAGTGGTGTCTCCTTCACGCCTGGAAACAATCAGGATCTTCTGCATCTACATGGCTCGGATATGTTTCCTTCTTCACATTCAACGTATCATTCCCAG AGTAGCGGTCCTCCTGGTATTGGATTAAGGCCTTTGAACTCCCCAAGCACTGTTTCTGGCATGGGATCTGGCATGGGATCTTATGACCAGCTTATCCAGCAGTATCAGCAACATCAGAACCAGTCCCAGTTTCGACTCCAACAAATGTCAGCTGTTAATCAGTCATTCAAGGATCAGGGAATAAAATCCATGCAGGCAGCACAGTCTGCACCAGATCGATATGGTTTGCTTGGTTTGTTAAGTGTGATTAGGATGAGTGATCCTGATCTAACGTCACTTGCTCTTGGAATTGATTTGACGACTTTAggtttaaatttgaattcaacgGAAAATCTTCACAAAACTTTTGGTTCTCCTTGGTCAGATGAGCCAGCTAAGGGTGATCCAGAATTCAATGTGCCACAATGTTATTATGCCAAACAACCACCTGCTTTACAT TGGTGGTTGCAGCAAGGATACTTTTCAAAGTTCACAGTGGAAACTTTATTCTATATCTTCTACAG TATGCCTAAGGATGAAGCCCAATTATATGCTGCCAATGAACT TTATAACAGAGGCTGGTTTTATCACAAGGAACACCGTTTGTGGTTCATAAGAGTCCCCAACATGGAGCCACTTGTTAAAACAAACACCTATGAGAGAGGATCCTATCATTGTTTCGATCCAAACACATTTGAAACTATCCGCAAG GATAATTTCGTGCTTCATTACGAGATGTTGGAAAAGAGACCGGTTGTACCTCAACATTAA
- the LOC133788890 gene encoding probable NOT transcription complex subunit VIP2 isoform X2 gives MSGLLNSSLNGSTTNHQDSTGRSFTTSFSSQSGAGSPVYHHTGNMQGLHNIHGSFNVPSMPGTLTSRNSTMNNVPSGGVQQPTGSLGSGRFTSNNLPVALSQLSHGSSHGHSGVSNRGGISVVNPGFSNSTNGLGGSIPGILPTSAAIGNRNAVPGLGVSPILGNAGPRITSSMGNMVGGGNIGRSISSGGGISVPGLASRLNLGANSGSGSLSVQGQNRLMSGVLPQGSPQVISMLGNSYPSAGGPLSQNHVQVNNLSSMGMLNDVNSNDSSPFDLNDFPQLTSRPSSAGGPQGQLGSLRKQGLGVSPIVQQNQEFSIQNEDFPALPGFKGGNADYPMEMHQKDQLHDNPMSMMQSQHFSMGRSSGFSLGGTYSSHRPQQQQQHAPSVSSSGVSFTPGNNQDLLHLHGSDMFPSSHSTYHSQSSGPPGIGLRPLNSPSTVSGMGSGMGSYDQLIQQYQQHQNQSQFRLQQMSAVNQSFKDQGIKSMQAAQSAPDRYGLLGLLSVIRMSDPDLTSLALGIDLTTLGLNLNSTENLHKTFGSPWSDEPAKGDPEFNVPQCYYAKQPPALHQGYFSKFTVETLFYIFYSMPKDEAQLYAANELYNRGWFYHKEHRLWFIRVPNMEPLVKTNTYERGSYHCFDPNTFETIRKDNFVLHYEMLEKRPVVPQH, from the exons ATGTCGGGTCTACTAAAT TCCTCTTTGAATGGATCAACAACAAATCATCAAGATAGCACTGGACGATCTTTCACCACATCTTTCTCGAGTCAGTCTGGTGCTGGATCCCCTGTTTATCATCACACTG GAAATATGCAGGGGCTTCATAACATCCATGGGAGCTTTAATGTTCCAAGCATGCCAGGTACACTAACATCAAGAAATTCAACAATGAATAATGTTCCTTCTGGTGGTGTTCAACAACCTACTGGAAGTCTCGGTAGTGGACGATTCACATCAAATAATCTTCCTGTTGCTCTCTCTCAG CTATCACATGGTAGCTCTCATGGTCATTCAGGGGTCTCAAATAGGGGAGGTATAAGTGTTGTAAACCCTGGATTCAGTAATAGCACAAATGGACTTGGTGGTTCTATACCCGGTATTCTCCCAACCTCGGCTGCAATTGGTAACCGGAATGCTGTTCCAGGATTGGGGGTATCGCCAATTCTAGGTAATGCGGGACCTCGGATTACTAGCTCTATGGGGAACATGGTTGGTGGGGGAAATATTGGAAGAAGTATTAGCTCCGGTGGAGGGATATCGGTTCCTGGTCTTGCTTCTCGACTTAATCTAGGTGCAAATAGTGGATCTGGAAGTCTAAGTGTACAGGGGCAAAATAGATTGATGAGTGGTGTGCTTCCACAAG GATCTCCACAGGTGATTTCTATGCTAGGAAATTCTTATCCAAGTGCTGGAGGCCCACTTTCACAAAATCATGTCCAAGTCAATAATCTAAGCTCGATGGGGATGTTGAATGATGTAAATTCAAATGACAGTTCACCTTTTGATTTAAATGATTTTCCCCAGTTGACAAGTCGTCCTAGCTCTGCAGGAGGACCACAAGGACAACTTG GTTCACTACGAAAACAAGGTCTTGGTGTTAGTCCTATTGTTCAACAAAATCAAGAGTTCAGCATCCAAAATGAAGATTTTCCTGCTTTACCAGGATTTAAAG GTGGTAATGCTGATTATCCGATGGAGATGCACCAGAAAGACCAACTTCATGACAACCCAATGTCTATGATGCAATCTCAGCATTTCTCT ATGGGGAGGTCTTCCGGATTCAGTCTTGGAGGAACATATTCATCTCATCGTcctcagcagcaacaacaacatgcTCCATCAGTTAGTAGCAGTGGTGTCTCCTTCACGCCTGGAAACAATCAGGATCTTCTGCATCTACATGGCTCGGATATGTTTCCTTCTTCACATTCAACGTATCATTCCCAG AGTAGCGGTCCTCCTGGTATTGGATTAAGGCCTTTGAACTCCCCAAGCACTGTTTCTGGCATGGGATCTGGCATGGGATCTTATGACCAGCTTATCCAGCAGTATCAGCAACATCAGAACCAGTCCCAGTTTCGACTCCAACAAATGTCAGCTGTTAATCAGTCATTCAAGGATCAGGGAATAAAATCCATGCAGGCAGCACAGTCTGCACCAGATCGATATGGTTTGCTTGGTTTGTTAAGTGTGATTAGGATGAGTGATCCTGATCTAACGTCACTTGCTCTTGGAATTGATTTGACGACTTTAggtttaaatttgaattcaacgGAAAATCTTCACAAAACTTTTGGTTCTCCTTGGTCAGATGAGCCAGCTAAGGGTGATCCAGAATTCAATGTGCCACAATGTTATTATGCCAAACAACCACCTGCTTTACAT CAAGGATACTTTTCAAAGTTCACAGTGGAAACTTTATTCTATATCTTCTACAG TATGCCTAAGGATGAAGCCCAATTATATGCTGCCAATGAACT TTATAACAGAGGCTGGTTTTATCACAAGGAACACCGTTTGTGGTTCATAAGAGTCCCCAACATGGAGCCACTTGTTAAAACAAACACCTATGAGAGAGGATCCTATCATTGTTTCGATCCAAACACATTTGAAACTATCCGCAAG GATAATTTCGTGCTTCATTACGAGATGTTGGAAAAGAGACCGGTTGTACCTCAACATTAA